In the genome of Monodelphis domestica isolate mMonDom1 chromosome 2, mMonDom1.pri, whole genome shotgun sequence, one region contains:
- the EXOC8 gene encoding exocyst complex component 8, with protein MAMAMSDSGASRLRRQLESSGFEARLYVKQLSQQSDGDRDLQEHRQRIQALAEETAQNLKRNVYQNYRQFIETAREISYLESEMYQLSHLLTEQKSSLESIPLTLLPAAAAAAAGAAAAAGADEGGGGCPGGRDHLRGPAGFFPGHGGAARDNQSAGEEGKQRTLTTLLEKVEGCRHLLETPGQYLVYNGDLVEYEADHMAQLQRVHGFLMNDCLLVATWLPQRRGMYRYNALYPLDRLAVVNVKDNPPMKDMFKLLMFPESRIFQAENAKIKREWLEVLEETKRALSEKRRREQEEAAAPRGPPHVSSQTTNPFEDEEEEEEPTTPEVEEKVDLSMEWIQELPEDLDVCIAQRDFEGAVDLLDKLNHYLEGKPCPTPVKELRAKVDERVRQLTEVLVFELSPDRSLRGGPKATRRAVSQLIRLGQCTKACELFLRNRAAAVHTAIRQLRIEGATLLYIHKLCHVFFTSLLETAREFETDFASSNSGCYSAFIVWARSAMGMFVDAFSKQVFDSKESLSTAAECVKVAKEHCQQLGDIGLDLTFIIHALLVKDIQGALHSYKEIIIEATKHRNSEEMWRKMNLMTPEALGKLKEEMKSCGVSNFEQYTGDDCWVNLSYTVVAFTKQTMGFLEEALKLYFPELHMVLLESLVEIILVAVQHVDYSLRCEQDPEKKAFIRQNASFLYETVLPVVEKRFEQGVGKPAKQLQDLRNASRLIRVNPESTTSVV; from the coding sequence ATGGCCATGGCGATGTCGGACAGCGGGGCGAGTCGCCTGCGGCGGCAGCTGGAATCGAGCGGCTTTGAGGCGAGACTGTACGTGAAGCAGCTATCGCAGCAGTCGGACGGAGACCGGGATTTGCAGGAACACCGACAGCGGATCCAGGCACTGGCCGAGGAGACGGCGCAGAACCTGAAGCGGAACGTGTACCAGAACTACCGGCAGTTCATCGAGACCGCGCGAGAGATCTCCTACCTGGAGAGTGAGATGTACCAGCTCAGCCACCTTCTCACCGAACAGAAGAGCAGCCTTGAGAGCATCCCGCTCACCCTGCTCCccgccgctgccgctgctgctgcgggtgccgccgccgccgccggggCCGACGAGGGAGGCGGCGGCTGCCCGGGAGGCCGAGACCACCTTCGAGGCCCGGCCGGCTTCTTCCCGGGCCACGGGGGCGCCGCCCGGGACAACCAGAGTGCGGGGGAAGAAGGCAAGCAGCGGACGCTGACTACCTTGCTGGAGAAAGTGGAGGGCTGCAGGCACCTGCTGGAGACTCCTGGGCAGTACCTGGTCTACAACGGAGACCTGGTAGAGTATGAGGCGGACCACATGGCTCAGCTGCAACGGGTGCACGGTTTTCTCATGAACGACTGTCTGCTGGtggccacctggctgccccagcGAAGAGGGATGTACCGCTACAATGCCCTCTATCCCCTGGACAGATTGGCAGTGGTGAATGTCAAGGATAACCCGCCCATGAAGGACATGTTCAAGCTCCTGATGTTCCCTGAGAGCCGAATCTTTCAGGCAGAGAATGCCAAGATCAAAAGGGAGTGGCTGGAAGTGCTAGAAGAAACCAAAAGGGCCCTTAGTGAAAAAAGACGCAGGGAGCAGGAGGAGGCAGCAGCTCCACGGGGCCCACCCCATGTTTCTTCGCAGACCACAAATCCATTTgaggatgaagaagaagaggaagaacctACTACTCCTGAAGTTGAGGAAAAAGTGGATTTATCAATGGAATGGATCCAGGAGTTGCCCGAGGACCTGGATGTCTGTATTGCTCAGAGGGACTTTGAAGGGGCAGTGGATCTGTTGGATAAGTTAAACCATTATCTGGAGGGCAAGCCATGCCCCACTCCTGTAAAGGAGCTGAGGGCCAAAGTGGATGAACGAGTCAGGCAACTCACTGAAGTGCTGGTCTTTGAACTTTCCCCTGATCGGTCTCTAAGGGGTGGTCCTAAGGCCACTCGAAGGGCAGTTTCTCAGTTAATACGACTTGGTCAGTGCACCAAGGCTTGTGAGCTGTTTTTGAGAAATAGGGCAGCAGCTGTGCACACTGCAATTCGGCAGCTTCGAATTGAAGGTGCCACTTTACTCTATATTCATAAGTTATGCCATGTCTTTTTCACCAGCCTTCTTGAGACTGCCAGGGAGTTTGAGACCGATTTTGCAAGCTCAAACAGTGGTTGTTACTCTGCCTTTATTGTTTGGGCCCGGTCAGCCATGGGCATGTTTGTGGATGCTTTTAGCAAGCAGGTGTTTGACAGCAAAGAGAGCCTGTCTACAGCAGCCGAGTGTGTAAAAGTGGCTAAGGAACATTGCCAGCAGTTGGGTGATATTGGGTTGGACCTTACTTTCATCATCCATGCTCTCTTGGTAAAGGATATCCAAGGAGCTTTGCACagttataaagaaataataattgagGCCACTAAGCACCGTAACTCTGAGGAAATGTGGAGGAAGATGAACTTGATGACTCCAGAGGCACTGGGGAAactcaaagaagagatgaaaagctGTGGGGTGAGCAATTTTGAACAGTACACAGGGGATGACTGCTGGGTGAACCTAAGCTACACAGTAGTGGCCTTCACTAAACAGACTATGGGCTTCTTGGAAGAAGCTCTGAAGCTGTATTTTCCAGAGCTGCATATGGTGCTTTTAGAAAGTCTGGTAGAAATAATTTTGGTTGCAGTTCAACATGTGGATTACAGCCTCAGATGTGAACaggacccagaaaagaaagcttTTATCAGACAAAATGCATCCTTTCTATATGAAACAGTCCTCCCTGTGGTGGAGAAAAGGTTTGAACAAGGTGTAGGGAAACCTGCCAAGCAACTCCAAGACTTGAGGAATGCATCTAGACTTATTCGAGTAAATCCTGAAAGTACAACATCAGTGGTCTAA
- the SPRTN gene encoding DNA-dependent metalloprotease SPRTN, translating into MEEDFVLALKLQEEWNTEVPTFVPPPREPKSLVDESWELVDPNPDPRALFVQFNKLYFWGRLEAVEVKWSFRMTLCAGVCRYEGKGGMCSICLSEPLLKLRPRKDLIETLLHEMIHAYLFVTNNDKDRESHGPEFCKHMHRINRLTGANITIYHSFHNEVDLYRQHWWRCNGPCQHRKPYYGYVKRAMNRAPSAKDYWWSEHQRTCGGTYIKVKEPEGYSKTGKKTTNLGKHPNLGTESKDKGKPKEGGSQMLSPFSGKGYLLGGTSSTSSLGKRINSHHTINKTQELLNPNSSLVTIRPNHKTELKSNSSQRINSSEDKLPNKRPKIENKTAFANFFIKKEQINSMCTNGNGTNCSSFPVTSSQNSSNLISHKKGVSCPVCQTQVLEAQINEHLDSCLK; encoded by the exons ATGGAAGAGGACTTTGTGCTGGCCCTGAAGCTGCAGGAAGAGTGGAACACTGAAGTCCCGACGTTCGTCCCGCCCCCCAGGGAGCCCAAGTCGCTTGTAGACGAGTCCTGGGAACTCGTAGACCCCAACCCTGATCCCCGAGCGTTGTTTGTGCAGTTCAACAAGCTGTATTTCTGGGGGCGGCTGGAAGCGGTGGAGGTGAAGTGGAGCTTTCGAATGACTCT ATGTGCTGGAGTATGCAGGTATGAAGGGAAAGGTGGAATGTGTTCCATCTGCCTTAGTGAACCTCTTTtaaaactgagaccaagaaaagATCTTATAGAG acACTATTACATGAAATGATACATGCATATCTATTTGTTACTAATAATGACAAAGACCGGGAAAGTCATGGCCCAGAGTTTTGTAAACATATGCATCGCATCAATCGTCTGACTGGAGCCAATATAACT atATACCACAGTTTTCATAACGAGGTGGATTTATATCGTCAACACTGGTGGCGTTGCAATGGGCCCTGCCAGCATAGAAAGCCCTACTATGGTTATGTGAAACGAGCAATGAACAGAGCCCCATCAGCCAAAGATTATTGGTGGTCTGAACATCAGAGGACTTGTGGAGGCACATATATAAAGGTCAAAGAACCAGAGGGCTATTCAAAAACAGGCAAGAAGACGACAAATCTAGGAAAGCATCCAAACTTGGGAACAGAAAGTAAAGATAAAG GTAAAccaaaggaaggagggagccagATGTTGAGCCCCTTCAGTGGAAAAGGATATCTCCTGGGAGGAACAAGCAGTACATCCTCACTTGGGAAACGAATCAACTCACATCACACCATTAACAAAACCCAGGAACTACTCAATCCAAATAGCTCATTGGTTACCATAAGACCTAATCATAAAACTGAGTTAAAATCAAATTCATCCCAGAGAATTAACAGCTCTGAAGATAAATTACCAAATAAGAGAcccaaaattgaaaacaaaactgcttttgccaatttttttatcaaaaaagaacaaattaatagCATGTGTACAAATGGTAATGGCACAAACTGCAGTTCATTCCCTGTCACCTCATCTCAGAATTCTAGCAATTTAATTAGTCACAAAAAAGGGGTGAGTTGCCCTGTTTGCCAGACTCAAGTTTTAGAGGCTCAGATTAATGAACACTTGGATTCCTGCCTTAAGTAA